Part of the Catalinimonas alkaloidigena genome is shown below.
CTTCACAATCAGCGATATAGATTTGTAAGCGTCATCATTCGCGGGAATAGGATACTGAACTTCGTTAGGGTCAGAATTTGTATCAACAATTCCAATCACTGGAATATTCAATTTCTGAGCTTCTTTGATAGCGATATGCTCACGCTTAATATCTACTACAAACAGCGCTGCAGGAAGACGAGTAAGGTCGGCAATACCTCCCAGAACTTTTTCCAGCTTATCTCTTTCTCTGGACATCATCAGGCGCTCACGCTTCGCCAGGTTCAGATAAGCTTCTTCTTTGGTAAGCTTATCAATAGAAGACATCTTACGTAAAGACTTACGTATGGTAGCGAAGTTAGTCATCATACCCCCCAACCAGCGGTCGGTTACGTAAGGCATTCTAAGGCGTTTTGCTTCTTCAGATACTACCTCTTGCGCTTGCTTTTTGGTAGCTACAAACATCACCTTACGACCAGATTTTACAATCTGCTTCATAGCATTGGCTGCATCATCAAGACAAACCAATGTTTTGTTAAGGTCTATAATATGTATCCCGTTTCTCTCCATAAATACATAGGGAGCGATTTTCGGATTCCACTTACGGGTAAGGTGTCCAAAGTGAACACCAGCATCTAATAAGTCTTTATATTCTAATTTTTCCATGCTATTGATTTTGTTGAGTTACTCAATTAGGAGCTCGTTAGGGCACAAACTCGAGTAATCACAAAAATTAAGTTTAAAATAATATCTATCGTTTACTGAACTGGAATGCTCTTCTTGCTTTCCTACGGCCGTACTTCTTACGCTCCACCATACGAGGGTCACGAGTCAGGAAGCCTTCTTTCTTAAGTGATGGGCGGTGCTCATCATCATTGCTTACCAAGGCACGTGACACAGCCAGACGAATTGCTTCTGCCTGTCCTTTTACCCCTCCTCCGCTTACAATGATTTTCAGATCATAGCTCCCATCCTGCTCAGTCAGCGTGAGGGGCTGTTTCACGATGGTTTGCAGAATTTCTGAAGGGAAATACTGTTCTACAGGTTTTTTGTTGATTACAATCTTACCGTTACCAGGCTGCATGTACAGTCTGGCTACTGAAGTTTTGCGTCTACCAATTGTATTAATAACTTCCATAGATGGGATTCAGGCTTATAGGTGACTTAAATCTAGTTTTTGTGGCTGCTGAGCTTCATGAGGATGCTCTGATCCTTCATAAATATGCAGGTTTTTAAATACTTCTCTTCCCAAACTGTTTTTAGGAAGCATGCCTTTAATGGCCTTTTCAATTACGCGAGTAGAAGATTTTTCCATCTCTTCACGAGGTGTAGAAAAACGCTGACCTCCGGGATACCCTGTATGGCGGATATACTCCTTAGCATCTATCTTCTTACCAGTCAAACGCAGGCTGTCAGCATTGACAATAATTACTTTGTCACCACAATCTACGTGAGGCGTAAAACTAGGCTTGTGCTTTCCTCTTAAAATTTTAGCCACTTCACTGCACAAACGGCCCAGTGGAGCGTCACCGGCGTCAACGATGTGCCACTTCTTTTCTACTGTTGACTTGTTAGCCGATACCGTTTTATAACTTACAATATCCAATTTTATGTTATTTTTAGGTTCATCAAACCAATACTATTACACCTTTTTCTAAAAAGAACACAAAGGTAGCGGGTATTTCCATTAAATGCAACACGCCCTCTAGCTTTTCTCAAGATTAGCTTAACTTTTCTAATTGCTTCAGGACAACAGCAAAGTCTTTAGCGTAAGGCGCTTTTACAGAAACGTTCTCTTTGTTTAATAGTTCAAAACTGATCGCTTGGGCATGTAGCGCTACTCTTTTGATCAGAGGCAACTCTTCGGCATCCTTTTTCAGGTTATAATTTTTTTTCAGTTCCGACAAATAAAAGGGCTTACCACCATACTGCTCATCTCCACTAATAGGAGCTCCCATTGCCGATAAGTGTACCCTAATCTGATGCATACGCCCAGTCACAGGCTGGCATTCTACCAAGGTATGTTTCCTGTAAGCTTTTAGGGTATTTACGTAGGTCAGCGCCTCTTTTCCGTCTCTTTTACTGATTTTTACCACACCTTTACTTGTCGCATGTATTGGCAGGTCAATTTTTATTTCATTGTAATCATGAATACCGTCGCAAACAGCATGGTATATCTTTTTGACCTTACGATGCTCAAACTGCATTGAGGCAGACCGGTAAGCTTCCGGGTTCTTAGCAATCAGCAGTGCTCCTGAAGTTTCTTTATCAAGTCGATGACAAACCTGTGCATCTGCCACATAATCACGCGCCATTGCGATGATGCTAATATCATCATGACGATCATCCAGGGTGGACACAAATGCGGGTTTATTGATCAAGACATAATCGTCATTCTCGAATAATATCAGATCACTGAAGCTAACTTTATATAATTGTTGTATAGCCTGTGCGGCGTATGATTGACGTGATTCCATATCCATATGACTAAAAATACGAGCTGAGGGTTACAGTAAATCGCAGAAACATTAAGCCATGGCTTACTATGTCTGCTCTTCATCCTCAACATCCATGTACTCTTCTACTTTATCTTTGTTCCCTACCGGAAGCTTAAAACTGAAAACAGACCCTCTATCAACTTCGCTTGATACCCTTACCTTAGAATGATGCAGTTCAATGATGTGCTTTACTATCGCAAGCCCCAGGCCGGTACCTCCTTTATTTTTGGAGCGGCTCTTTTCTACTCTATAAAAACGCTCAAAAATACGGTCAATGTCTTCAGGAGGAATCCCTCTTCCGTAGTCTTTCACATACACCACTACATTACGCTCTTCTATCTTAAAATATACTTCTACTGCCCCGTCTTTCTTGGTGTATTTAATAGCATTGCTGATAAGGTTTACCAGCACTTGGTAGATACGCTGATGATCGGCAAATACATAGGTAGAGGTTTGCTGCCTGAGAACCATCTCAATATTTTTCTTTTCTGCTTCGCTCTCAAACTGTTCAAAAACTTCTTTTACCATCAGAGAAATATCAAAATGCTCATAATTCATTTTAATATCTCCGGTTTCCATTTGCGAGAGGGTAAGCAGGTCTTGCACCAGCATATCCAGACCATCCAGGCTTTTTCCCGCTTTTTTCAGAAATTTGTAGCGCACCTTTTTGTTTTCCATGGCTCCATCCAGTAGCGTATGGACAAAACCCTGGGCAGCGAAAATAGGCGTCTTTAACTCATGGGATACGTTGGCGACAAACTCCCTTCTAAACTCTTCCATCTTCTTCAGGTCGTTGATCTCTTTTTGCTTATTGGCAGCATACTCAAAGATCTCTTCATTGATCTGTTTCAGAGGGTTTAAAGCTCGTTTGCGCTTCCTTTCTCCTACAAAAGACAGGTCTTTACGTTTAAGTTTATCCAGCACATGATAAATCTTGTTGATCTCTCTAAAAATTAAAAATTCCAGGCTAATATTAATAAGTATGTAGGAAGAGGAAAAAGAAAGTATCAGCGCCACCATTAATGCGGTTAAACTAACTCCCTCTACCAATGATAAAAAAGCAGTGGTGACGATTGAAATAGAAATACCTAATAAAAAAGCAACACCTCTCGCATTGACCAACATACTATAGAATTTTGATCACTATTCTTCCACACCAAACTTATAGCCTACCCCTTTGACGGTGGCGATATACTGACTGCCCACTTTCTCGCGCACCTTACGAATATGAACATCTACTGTGCGGGCAAGTACATATACGTCGGCACCCCATATATTTTGTAAGAGGTCATCACGGCTATGCACTTTATCAGGATTTTGGGCAAGGAAATAAAGCAGTTCAAATTCCTTCTTAGGCAGGCTTACCTGTTCGTCATTTACAGTAACCATATAACTGGTTCTATCAATCGTAAGTCCGCCGATGGTAATTTTATCACTTTTCTGCTTTTTCTTGGCTTCTCTCCTAAACATCGCACTGATACGGCTCATCAGAGCACGGGGCTTGATAGGCTTTGTAATATAATCATCAGCCCCGGTATCAAAGGCTGCCACCTCTGAGTATTCTTCAGAACGCGCTGTTAGGAATACAATATAAGTATTATAGAGTTCCGGGTTTTCGCGCAATTGCCGGCAAGTTTCCACACCATCCTGATTGGGCATCATGATATCCAGAAGAATCAAATCTGGTAAAAAGTTAGCGGCAATTTCTACCGCTTTTTTTCCATTGGTAGCCGTCTTTACCTTATATCCTTCTTTCGCCAGGTTATATTCCAGCAGGTCTAAGATATCGGGTTCGTCATCTACCACAAGCACTTTGTGCTGCTTGCTTGCCATAAGGTTTAAGATAAAGGTTTAATTATCAACAATTTGCTCGTAGTACAAAAGTCATAATTTGAAATCAAAAATAAAGACAAAAAACAGGAATAAAAAATAAGAAATCCATAGACTGATTTCAACCCTTGACAGTATCTTCAAACGCTTGTTTCCAAAAGGAAATGAACGGAAAAGTACAAATAGTGTAGTGCTAAGCCTGGAAGGTGTAAGCGTAATTCGCAAAGAAATTCCACAGCACAACTATGCCGATGGCAAAAAACTTTGAGAGATAAAAATTATGTTCTTTTTTGCCATGCAGAAAGAACACGATAAGGTTATTGATACCCAAACCAATGACTCCTATGACCATAAATGAAAGATACTGTTTCAGCAAATGTGGATCGTTACTATGAAATGTCCAGTGTCTGTTCAGAGCGTAATTCATACTGGTAGCTATGATAAAGGCAGTACTATTTGCCAAATACTTGCGCCAATGCATCTTTTCCTTCAATATCCAGGTGATGAAGAAGTCCAGAGACACTCCCAGTACCCCTACCATACAAAAATGTAAAAATTGAATAAATACAGGCTGGTCTAAATAAGCATACATTTTGCAGTATTTTTATTTAAATTTAGCAATAATATATACTAAAGACCAAATAGTTAAATTTTTAATTGCTAAAATAAATACCTACTCTTAACTGTCAGCACTTTCCTTTGCAAAGTATACATCTCAATTTGTGAGCTCGTACGCATAAATACCCTTTAACAATCTTCTTAAGGCGGCAAAAGATTCAGTAAGTTCGGAGCAAGTTTTTATCTTTGCGAAAGCTTAACATTTTTAGACTGAATTATTTATGTCGCTCTCTAGCAAATACAACCCACAGGCCGTTGAGGACAAATGGTACCAACAGTGGATGGACAAGAAATTTTTCCATTCAACCCCTAAGCCTGATAAAGAACCATATTCCATCGTCATCCCTCCGCCCAATGTAACTGGAGTACTTCATATGGGCCATATGCTCAACAATACTATACAGGATGTACTGGTGCGCAAGGCTCGTATGGAGGGTAAAGAAGCCTGCTGGGTGCCGGGTACCGATCACGCATCTATTGCCACTGAAGCTAAAGTAGTGGCTATGCTGAAAGAAAGAGGCATCAAAAAGCATGACATCAGTCGTGAAGAATTTCTTCAATATTCCTGGGAGTGGAAAGAAAAATATGGCGGGATTATTCTTGAGCAGCTGAAAAAGCTGGGAGCTTCCTGCGACTGGGACCGCACCCGCTTCACGATGGAAGACCATATGTCGGAATCGGTGATCAAGGTTTTTGTAGATTTCTATAATAAAGGTTACATCTACCGTGGCTATCGCATGATCAACTGGGACCCACAGGGAAAGACCGCCCTGGCCGATGACGAAGTGATTCATAAGGATGTAAACTCCAAGCTTTACTATGTAAAATATCAGATTGAGGGTGAAGATAAGTTTGTCATCATCGCTACTACCCGCCCGGAAACGATACTGGGAGATACTGCGGTCTGTATTAATCCTGAAGACGAACGTTATCGTCATCTGAGAGGAAAAAGAGTAATTGTTCCGCTGGTCAATCGCGCTGTGCCGGTAATTGAAGATGAGTATGTGAGCATGGAGTTTGGTACCGGCTGCCTGAAGGTTACGCCGGCCCACGACCCCAACGACTATGAGCTGGGCATTAAGCACAAGCTGGAGACACTGGATGTGATGAACGAGGATGGTAGCATGAGCGACGCTGCGCAGTTTTTCGTAGGAGAAGATCGCTTCATCGTCAGAAAAAAGATTGCCAAAGAAATTGACAAGCTGGGCCAGCTGGAAAAAGTAGAAGATTACAAAAATAGTGTAGGCTTCTCCGAAAGAACCGATGCTGTGGTGGAACCCCGACTATCTGAGCAGTGGTTTGTGGCGATGAAAGAACTCACCAAACCCGCGCTGGAGCACGTACTAAATGATGATGTGCAGCTACACCCCCCCAAGTTCAAGAACATGTACCGCTCCTGGATGGAAAATGTGCGCGACTGGTGTATCTCCCGTCAGCTGTGGTGGGGACAGCGCATCCCTGCTTATTATCTTCCTGATGGTGAATTGGTAGTGGCTGAAACACCAGAAGAAGCGCTGAAGCTGGCGCAGGAACAAAGTGGCGATTCCTCCTTGACTTCAGAAGACTTGCGCCAGGACGAAGATGTGCTGGACACCTGGTTTTCTTCCGGCCTCTGGCCTATCACAGTTTTTGACGGTATCCGTAATCCCGATAATGAGGACATCAATTACTATTATCCTACCAATGACCTGGTGACTGCACCGGAAATTCTTTTCTTCTGGGTAGCCCGCATGATCATTTATGGCTACGAATACCGTCAGGAAAAGCCTTTCCGCAATGTGTACCTGACCGGGATAGTGAGAGATAAGCTGGGCCGCAAAATGTCCAAATCCCTGGGCAACTCACCTGATCCGCTGGAACTGATCAAAGACTATGGCGCGGATGGAGTCCGTACCGGAATGTTGTTTAGCTCACCGGCAGGCAATGACCTATTGTTTGATATCAAACTCTGTGAGCAAGGCCGTAATTTTGCCAACAAAATATGGAATGCTTTCCGTCTGGTAAAAGGCTGGGAAGTAGAAGGTGAGCGAACCAATGAGCAAAATAGCACAGCGATCGCCTGGTTTGAAGCCAAATATAATCAGGCACTGATAGAACTGGAAGATCATTTCTCCAAATTCCGAATCTCAGATGCTTTGCAGGTAGTGTATAAGCTGGCATGGACTGACTTCTGTTCATGGTACCTGGAAATGATCAAGCCCGAAGACAGGCAGATAGATCAGATGACCTATGATGCTACCATCCGTTTCTTTGAGAAGATGATGAAAATACTGCATCCTTTTATGCCTTTCCTAACTGAAGAAATCTGGCATGAGATCAAAGTACGTACAGAAAACGACTATCTAATTGTAGCCCCCTGGCCGGAAGCAGATACTTCCGAGAGCCGCCTTGACGCTGATCAAACATTAGTCAGCAATGGTCAGGTAGCCATTGATATCATCAGTAATCTGCGTAATGTAAGAAGCAGTCGTGGTATTGCAAACAAACAGCCTCTGGAACTCAGCGTTCGTACCGATTCTAAAGAGACTTTTGATCAGTTTGGCAGCATTATCCAAAAGTTGGCAAATGTAGAAAGCATCAGTTTTACCGATGATAAAATTGAAGGTGCCGCCAGTTTTATGGTCAATACCCCTCAGGGAAAACCAAATGAATGCTTTGTGCCGCTTGGTGGTGCCGTAGATGCAGAGCAGGAAAGAGAAAGGATGGAAAAAGAACTGGAATACAACCGGGGCTTTCTGGCATCAGTGAACAAAAAGTTGAGTAATGAGCGCTTTGTCCAGAATGCTCCGGAAAAGGTAGTGGCTATGGAACGTAAAAAGCAGGCAGATGCCGAAGCTAAGATCAAAGCACTTGAGGAACAGTTAGCAGCGCTGTAGTATCGCTTATTTTTATCAAATTCCAGCAGATACACTCTCTTTTTTCTAACTAAATTTTCTGAGAAAAACTATAAAAAGTAATATTCACTGCCTTTTCATACATGTTCATTGCTAGAAACTTATAGCGATTGCATAGCTTTTGTGCATAGCTCATGGAATCAAAAAAGATGAGTCTTATGAAAAGAAATGTATATTCTCTAATTTTATTATTTTTTGTTTTTACCGCCTGTGAACAGGTAGATGAGCTTACCAAGTTTAATATGGACTATGACACTTCCATAACCATTCCTTCAACTACCGGGCTTAATCTACCGCTGGACATTTTCACACCAGATGTAAAAACTAACTCAGAATCTACTTTTGGGGTAAATGATACGCGAAAAGATTTAGTAGAAGAGATAAGGTTAAAAACATTAGAGTTGACAATTCAGACGCCTAATGATGCAGATTTCAGCTTCCTGAAAACTATTGACATTTACATAGAGGCTGAGGGTTTACCCAAAGAAAAGATCGCCTGGCATGAGGATGTATCTTCCATCTCAGGAAATATGCTTGCTTTAGAAACCACGGGTATTGATCTGAAAGAATACATTAAACAAGATGAATTCTCTTTGATCACAGAAGTAGTAACTGATGAAGCACTCAGTTCTGATTATACAATTGACGTACATACCATATTTGGAGTGAATGCCAAGATTCTGGGTATTTAGAACTTTGTACTTTTTCCTCTTAATACAAAGCGGCATAATTTATTAAATTGTGCCGCTTTTTTACTTTTCAAGCAATAGCTTATGGCTCACTTACCTCTACCCACATTCCTTCCAAACCAGCATTGATGGTATTGTCATACATAGCTTCGCAGTAAATACTGGGTTGGTAGAAACGGCCTTCGTAGCTGGCATTCAACATGATTCGGAAAGTTTTACGTTCTCCGGCAGCCAGATCAAAATAAGTATATACACGGTCATCGCGGATATCCTGATAGTCATAGGCGGACTGTTGGTTAAACTGCTCCATATCCAGCAGGCGGGTATTCAATATCTCCCAGCCTGAAGGCACGATATGCGATAAAGCTAACTGCTGAATATCACCATTTGTACCGGGATTATGCACCATTACTTCAGCTACGAAGTCAGTTCCCTGCTTGATGTCCTCAATTTCTAGAGCTTCACCGTTGATTCCTTTGTAAACCATTTTCATCTGCAAGCCATTACTCAGCATTGTTTCATTGCCAAGGGCGGGCCTGCCTCTGAGGATAACTCTCGCGTATAATTCCCCCTCACCCTGATTGACTACTTTCACATTGTGCTCACTTCTTCCGTTCATGGCAATAGGCCGCTGCACTACCGATAGCTCCGACTGCAAATTAATCGCAGGTTGA
Proteins encoded:
- a CDS encoding response regulator transcription factor produces the protein MASKQHKVLVVDDEPDILDLLEYNLAKEGYKVKTATNGKKAVEIAANFLPDLILLDIMMPNQDGVETCRQLRENPELYNTYIVFLTARSEEYSEVAAFDTGADDYITKPIKPRALMSRISAMFRREAKKKQKSDKITIGGLTIDRTSYMVTVNDEQVSLPKKEFELLYFLAQNPDKVHSRDDLLQNIWGADVYVLARTVDVHIRKVREKVGSQYIATVKGVGYKFGVEE
- a CDS encoding GtrA family protein, with amino-acid sequence MYAYLDQPVFIQFLHFCMVGVLGVSLDFFITWILKEKMHWRKYLANSTAFIIATSMNYALNRHWTFHSNDPHLLKQYLSFMVIGVIGLGINNLIVFFLHGKKEHNFYLSKFFAIGIVVLWNFFANYAYTFQA
- the rplM gene encoding 50S ribosomal protein L13, whose protein sequence is MDIVSYKTVSANKSTVEKKWHIVDAGDAPLGRLCSEVAKILRGKHKPSFTPHVDCGDKVIIVNADSLRLTGKKIDAKEYIRHTGYPGGQRFSTPREEMEKSSTRVIEKAIKGMLPKNSLGREVFKNLHIYEGSEHPHEAQQPQKLDLSHL
- the rpsI gene encoding 30S ribosomal protein S9, with the translated sequence MEVINTIGRRKTSVARLYMQPGNGKIVINKKPVEQYFPSEILQTIVKQPLTLTEQDGSYDLKIIVSGGGVKGQAEAIRLAVSRALVSNDDEHRPSLKKEGFLTRDPRMVERKKYGRRKARRAFQFSKR
- the rpsB gene encoding 30S ribosomal protein S2, translating into MEKLEYKDLLDAGVHFGHLTRKWNPKIAPYVFMERNGIHIIDLNKTLVCLDDAANAMKQIVKSGRKVMFVATKKQAQEVVSEEAKRLRMPYVTDRWLGGMMTNFATIRKSLRKMSSIDKLTKEEAYLNLAKRERLMMSRERDKLEKVLGGIADLTRLPAALFVVDIKREHIAIKEAQKLNIPVIGIVDTNSDPNEVQYPIPANDDAYKSISLIVKHMGKAVEEGLIERKQQKEEAKLKEEENQKKKADEQEELEPKDSGSKE
- a CDS encoding sensor histidine kinase, yielding MLVNARGVAFLLGISISIVTTAFLSLVEGVSLTALMVALILSFSSSYILINISLEFLIFREINKIYHVLDKLKRKDLSFVGERKRKRALNPLKQINEEIFEYAANKQKEINDLKKMEEFRREFVANVSHELKTPIFAAQGFVHTLLDGAMENKKVRYKFLKKAGKSLDGLDMLVQDLLTLSQMETGDIKMNYEHFDISLMVKEVFEQFESEAEKKNIEMVLRQQTSTYVFADHQRIYQVLVNLISNAIKYTKKDGAVEVYFKIEERNVVVYVKDYGRGIPPEDIDRIFERFYRVEKSRSKNKGGTGLGLAIVKHIIELHHSKVRVSSEVDRGSVFSFKLPVGNKDKVEEYMDVEDEEQT
- a CDS encoding valine--tRNA ligase, with amino-acid sequence MSLSSKYNPQAVEDKWYQQWMDKKFFHSTPKPDKEPYSIVIPPPNVTGVLHMGHMLNNTIQDVLVRKARMEGKEACWVPGTDHASIATEAKVVAMLKERGIKKHDISREEFLQYSWEWKEKYGGIILEQLKKLGASCDWDRTRFTMEDHMSESVIKVFVDFYNKGYIYRGYRMINWDPQGKTALADDEVIHKDVNSKLYYVKYQIEGEDKFVIIATTRPETILGDTAVCINPEDERYRHLRGKRVIVPLVNRAVPVIEDEYVSMEFGTGCLKVTPAHDPNDYELGIKHKLETLDVMNEDGSMSDAAQFFVGEDRFIVRKKIAKEIDKLGQLEKVEDYKNSVGFSERTDAVVEPRLSEQWFVAMKELTKPALEHVLNDDVQLHPPKFKNMYRSWMENVRDWCISRQLWWGQRIPAYYLPDGELVVAETPEEALKLAQEQSGDSSLTSEDLRQDEDVLDTWFSSGLWPITVFDGIRNPDNEDINYYYPTNDLVTAPEILFFWVARMIIYGYEYRQEKPFRNVYLTGIVRDKLGRKMSKSLGNSPDPLELIKDYGADGVRTGMLFSSPAGNDLLFDIKLCEQGRNFANKIWNAFRLVKGWEVEGERTNEQNSTAIAWFEAKYNQALIELEDHFSKFRISDALQVVYKLAWTDFCSWYLEMIKPEDRQIDQMTYDATIRFFEKMMKILHPFMPFLTEEIWHEIKVRTENDYLIVAPWPEADTSESRLDADQTLVSNGQVAIDIISNLRNVRSSRGIANKQPLELSVRTDSKETFDQFGSIIQKLANVESISFTDDKIEGAASFMVNTPQGKPNECFVPLGGAVDAEQERERMEKELEYNRGFLASVNKKLSNERFVQNAPEKVVAMERKKQADAEAKIKALEEQLAAL
- a CDS encoding RluA family pseudouridine synthase; the encoded protein is MESRQSYAAQAIQQLYKVSFSDLILFENDDYVLINKPAFVSTLDDRHDDISIIAMARDYVADAQVCHRLDKETSGALLIAKNPEAYRSASMQFEHRKVKKIYHAVCDGIHDYNEIKIDLPIHATSKGVVKISKRDGKEALTYVNTLKAYRKHTLVECQPVTGRMHQIRVHLSAMGAPISGDEQYGGKPFYLSELKKNYNLKKDAEELPLIKRVALHAQAISFELLNKENVSVKAPYAKDFAVVLKQLEKLS